In one window of Macrotis lagotis isolate mMagLag1 chromosome 5, bilby.v1.9.chrom.fasta, whole genome shotgun sequence DNA:
- the ZNF830 gene encoding zinc finger protein 830: protein MLWKESRGAEAPPRAAEMASSGKRTVKQDELRRLMKSEKQRLSAGRKRVESPFAKYNRLGQLSCALCGVPVKSELLWPAHALGKPHKEKVALLKGPREPAPGPAPPGPAPPPDLKRARADGPAPPAVEEPPPKAPARTLLPDYEDDDEDDEQEQQEQQAAPPGPPPGLPPDFFDHDAPPAPAVFHSGSIQKAEVQEKVVERRENSAEALPEGFFDDPEVDARVRKVDAPKDQMDKEWDEFQKAMRQVSTVSEAIVAKEDEKGRLDRQIGELYEQIECYRRVETLRDRREGLRSRRGPGRAPPEPPAEGQPSPAGSEDEGELQELLSQDWRVKGALL from the coding sequence ATGTTGTGGAAGGAGAGCCGAGGGGCGGAAGCGCCGCCTCGGGCCGCCGAGATGGCGTCGTCCGGCAAGCGGACGGTGAAGCAGGACGAGCTGCGGCGCCTGATGAAGTCCGAGAAGCAGCGGCTGAGCGCCGGCCGGAAGCGGGTGGAGTCGCCCTTCGCCAAGTACAACCGCCTGGGGCAGCTGAGCTGCGCGCTGTGCGGCGTCCCCGTCAAGAGCGAGCTGCTGTGGCCGGCCCACGCCCTGGGCAAGCCGCACAAGGAGAAGGTGGCGCTGCTCAAGGGGCCCCGGGAGCCGGCGCCGGGCCCCGCGCCGCCGGGCCCCGCGCCGCCGCCCGACCTGAAGAGGGCGCGAGCCGACGGCCCCGCGCCGCCCGCCGTGGAGGAGCCCCCGCCGAAGGCCCCGGCGCGCACGCTGCTCCCCGACTACGAGGACGACGACGAGGACGACGAGCAggagcagcaggagcagcaggCGGCGCCCCCCGGCCCGCCCCCCGGCCTGCCCCCCGACTTCTTCGACCACGACGCCCCGCCGGCGCCCGCCGTCTTCCACTCGGGCTCCATCCAGAAGGCCGAGGTGCAGGAGAAGGTGGTGGAGCGGCGGGAGAACTCGGCCGAGGCGCTGCCCGAGGGCTTCTTCGACGACCCCGAGGTGGACGCCCGCGTGCGCAAGGTGGACGCGCCCAAGGACCAGATGGACAAGGAGTGGGACGAGTTCCAGAAGGCCATGCGGCAGGTGAGCACCGTCTCGGAGGCCATCGTGGCCAAGGAGGACGAGAAGGGGCGGCTGGACCGGCAGATCGGGGAGCTGTACGAGCAGATCGAGTGCTACCGCCGCGTGGAGACGCTGCGCGACCGGCGCGAGGGCCTCCGGAGCCGCCGAGGGCCAGGCCGGGCGCCGCCCGAGCCCCCCGCCGAGGGCCAGCCCAGCCCGGCCGGCAGCGAGGACGAGGGCGAGCTGCAGGAGCTGCTGAGCCAGGACTGGAGGGTCAAGGGCGCGCTGCTCTGA